In Spirosoma pollinicola, the genomic window GTTGCCAATAAAAAGGTGCAGATAAGCCAATTCGAAAATTCAACGGGAGTTGGTTTACAAAATACCAAGGAGCGATTACGGCTCCTCTATCCTGACACCCATACATTAACTATTGATAATAATCCGACCGATTTCCATGTCAGTTTAAGCCTGACTTTATCCTGATGAAAGCTATTGCACTCGACGACGAACACCCTGCCCTCGACGTCATAGAAGCCTTTTGCAGCCGAATTGATTCAATAGATCTGGTCAAAACGTTCACCCGCACGGGCGAAGCTCGGTTGTATCTGGAAACGAATCCGGTCGATTTGATCTTTCTGGACATCAATATGCCAAAGGAGTCGGGACTGGACTTTTTTAAATCCATTACTCAACAAACCCTCGTTATTTTCACAACGGCCTACAGTGAATATGCATTGGAAAGCTACGACGTGGAGGCTGTTGATTATCTGCTGAAACCCTACACCTTCGACCGGTTCACGAAAGCGACGCAGCGGGCCCAAACCCGGTGGCGAGCACTCCAGCAAAATCAGGGTATTGACAGTCAAGGAACTGAGCAGGTACACCTCTTCTTTCGGGCGGATTACGGTTTGGTGAAGGTTACAGTGGCCGACATTGTTTTTATTGAAGGACTGGACAACTACCTGAAAATTCATTTGGAGGAGGGGCATCCCCTAGTGTTGCGGCTTACAATGAAAGCTCTATTGGAAAAATTGCCAGTGGCCAAATTCATTCGAGTTCACCGGTCGTTCATTGTCGCGATTAATAAAATTCAGTCGATTCGTGGCCGGATAATTCTAATTGGAGAGGAGGAAGTTCCCATCGGGAGCAGCTATGAAAATGCCTTTTTTAGTCTCTTTATGAAATAAGGCTTACCCGATTTTCCACGTACTGACGTTCCACTTTCGGCTAATTCGACAGCCTGATTTAACCCCGAAATTTACCCCATTCACCACAAATTCAGGGCAATTACCCCCGAATTATAGGGGTTAACCACTTCTTTTCCATCACCGGTATTTTACAGACGACCTTTATCCTGTCAGCAGAGTCCACCGGTTATGTGGCGCTACGTTGGATGGGATCGCTTGTCGATAAACGGTACGTTCACCACAACATTTCGGCTCTTTACCCCAACTGCGAACGGGCTGTGCAACAGTGACTAAACGATTTAAGTATTCGATATATAAGCAATTAAGCGCTGAATAGAACGTATTCAGCAAACATCATGAAACGAAAAAACTGGACTAGTTTCCTGCTGATCCTACTCGGTTTCAGCGCACTCTTCGGCTCCTGCACATCAACGGATGTTGATGCCACGAGTACTACTGGCTCAACAACGGGATCGACTGGCACGACGTCGAACAGTTCCAGCTCGATCACAACCACTTTGTCAGCCACGGCCACCACAACCACCTGTGGCTCAACGGGCGTAGCTCAGATCGTCTGCCTGGCCGAAGCCTTCAAGGCTACCTTGAGCAGCACGCAGGTATCGACTGTGCAATTGACCTACTCGAAGGCCAACGCGCAGAAATGGTCGAACCTGCCAGCCGGGATGTCTTCCCGGGTAGGTATTAACCTAGGTGCGCTCAGTGATACGCAACTTTTGGCTTTCCGCAACCTGATGGTGGCCGTGCTGGCGCTGAATGGTATGAATGAAGGCTACGACGAAATGCTGGGCAACCTGGTTGCCGACGATTACCTCAACTCCATTGGGGGGGGCTCTACGTATGGTGCTGGCAATTATTACCTCTCGTTTCTGGGTACACCCAGTACCAGCAGCTTGTGGGCCATCTTGTTTACGGGCCATCATTACACCCAGCCCATTACCTTCAATGCGGGTGCTGTCACGGGCGTAACGCCCGCCTTCCGGGGCACGGAGCCACAGGCAGCCGTGACCGCAGGCAGCCGCACTTACCAGGCTTTTGAACAGGAGCGGGTTGCATTTGCTGCGTTGTTAACGGGGCTGAGCACCACCGAGCAATCAACCGCCAAACTGTCCGGCTCTTATAACGATCTGGTACTGGGTCCGGGGCAGGATGGTAAGTTTCCGGCTACTAAATCTGGTTTACAGGTTGGTACGTTAAGCAGCGACAAGCAGGCGCTGGTGCTGGCCGCTATCCGGCTGTATGTCAATGACCTGGACGCGTCTACGTCAGCCGCCGTGTTAACCAAATACACCTCAGAATTAGCCAATACGTATGTCGCCTATTCCGGTACGACCGCGATGGCTTCCCAGGGGGATTATGTACGGATCGACGGGCCGAGTGTGTGGATCGAGTTTTCCTATCAGGGTGGAGTGATTATCAAAAATACACCGCACTCCCACTCGGTTTGGCGCGATCATACCGCCGACTACGGTGGCAATTAGTATCCTGAGTTCTCGTGCTTTGCCTGCTCCGTCAGTTCAAGTGTAACGGCGCATATTGATTACCTTCGTATTAATGGGCCAGCCACGCAATAAATTGATGTCAACGTCTTTTCCAGTGACTAAACTAAGTCGTATCAGCAGCCGTCGATCCGGATGGCTGCTGATTTTCACCCTACTCGGATTGCTAGTTGGACTGCCTAAACAGGCTTCCGCCCATCCCATGCCGAATTCGGTAGTTCTGCTCAACGTCCACGCTAACCGTATCGATGCCGAGCTACAAATCCCGCTCGTTGAGTTACAATCGGCCTGGGGGCATGCCGTAAACGATTCATCAGCGGGACTGGTCGCGCGATTGGGTCCACAACTCAGGGCGTACCTGAAAACCCACATCCGTCCGCAAAGCCCCGACGGGCGCTTCTGGAACGTAACGGTTGGCGAACTGACCGTCCATGAAAGCCAGAATCCAATCAACGGTGTATACCGTGAACTCACGGCTCAGGTGCAGATGCTGCCCCCAGCGGACGAAGACGCTCGGACGTTTACCTTTCACTACGACGTCGTGTTGCATCAGGTAATGACCCATAAAATTCTGGTGTCGGTCCGTCAGGATTGGGAGCGTGGGCAACTGGCCGAAACCGAGCCGGTGCAGGTTGGGGAAATCAGCCTGGATATTGTCAATAATCGGATTCTACCCCTGTCGGTTAATCTGACTTCCGGCCACGCCGGGCCGGGTAGTTACTGGACCGGTTTTACGGCCATGATTAAGCTGGGGATGCAGCACATCGCCGAAGGGACTGATCATTTGCTGTTTTTACTCGTGTTACTCCTACCAGCTACCTTACTGGTGGCAGGGCAACGATGGGGACGATTTGGTGGGATTCAATATAGCTTGAAGCGATTGTTGGCCATCATCACAGCCTTCACGGCAGGGCATTCCATTACGTTGCTGGCCGGATCGTTGGGTTGGGTTCGGTTACCGTCTCAGCCGGTCGAAATGTTGATTGCCGTGTCGATTCTGGTGTCGGCCGTTCACGCTGTTCGGCCAATTTTTCCGGGTCGCGAAGCCTGGATTGCGGCTGGGTTCGGGCTGATTCATGGGCTGGCGTTTTCCAGTACGCTAGCTAACCTGCAACTCGACGCTGGCCCGATGGCACTGAGTATTCTGGGCTTTAATGTAGGCATTGAACTCATGCAGCTGTTCATCATTGTGTTGACAATTCCCTGGCTGATGCTGTTGAGCCGTACACAAGTGTATAGCGTTTTTCGATTGACGGCCGCATTTCTGGCGGCCGTAGCCGCTAGTGCCTGGGTGATTGAACGGATCACGGGTCAACCGAACAGGTTAACACAGGGAATTGAGTTTGTATCGCCTTATGCTCCGTATGGGTTGGGGGTGTTGGCCGTGATGGCGCTACTCTTCACCTGGCGCCTGACGCGGGCGAGTCAACTCCCTGTACACTAGTTTCTAATGTCGGTAAAAAACATAGTTGCTACATGGGTAGTCGGACTGTTAGCTGTCCAGGTTGGGTTTGCTCATTTGGGTGCAATCCCACGGACAAGGCTACGCGGATTTGCACTTTGTGATTCCTTAACTGGTCGAAGGCGTCGATTTTAAAAAAGGAGCCTTAGATCATAAAAAGCCCCTGACAAACGGAGTTTTGTCAGAAACTGATCCACTAAGATAGGCCATCACTAGCCAGTGATGACGAGAGTGATTGCTCGGTAGCACAAACCTGGAGCTGGTCACCCAGCACAAATAGTAATTACCAGATGATGGCCCTCGATCTGCCAGCCACAGGGCTGGGTAGCTGAAGGTGTCCCCATGATGGTTAACCAGTTGAGATTTTCATTCAGCCGGGTGACTGATACCTGCCTGTTATAAGTTCATATCCAGCCCAAAAATTTTTGGAATTTTCATAAAGAAATCCAAATTGTCTGGAGTTTTACCCATGTGCCTGCTGTTATTGATGAATTGAAAAAAGTGCTGGAAGCACAGTTTCGGCCTTTTCACTAAAATAGTACCCGGAGCCTGTAACTGGCATGTAAATCGCGTATAAGTCATTTACAAACATGGATTTGCAACGGAGCGTATCCATATGAAAACTGACTTAGAATGGCCTTTTCAATCCCTAATTCAACAACTCAATCCTGGTGGCTACTCTACCTGCGTACAGGTCTCTTCGCCAGTATAGGCGTCCTGGTAGTTTTCGCAGGAAATTCACAGCCCTTCGTAGGTATTGCGTTGAGTACGCTCCTGATTATAGCGGGGTTGCTGGCCATTCGTTTTCGGCAGGTTAGCCGAATACCAGGGGCAGCCACAAACTGGTTTTTGGCTGCCGGGCTACTGGACATTGTCGCTGGCCTTGCCCTGCTTTTTTATCTTCACCATCCTGATCAAGGCATTGTCTTGGTATTCGGTGCCTGGGGTATTCTGGTGGGGCTTATTCAGGCGGTTGAGGCCATGTATGTATTTATTGGTCTGCAGACATCAGTCGAAAGCCGGAGTATGTCGGGTACGCTTATTCACTTCCTCAACGTACTAATTTGTGGTGGAATCGCCTTCATGCTTTTACTTCAGCCCCTCGGCGATGATTCTACGCAAGTTGTGGGTTGGTTTTTTATTGCTTTCAGTATTACCCTATTATTACTGACGCGTCGGCTACAGGTGGAAGGAGAGAATCGGCCATAAAATAAACGTTACTAAGCAACCAGTAGGGTTATTCAATTTTCAATGAGTTGCTTAACCAACCACCGGTTTCGGCTGATTTTTGAACATAAACTGAGCCAGCGGGAATTAAAGCGGTACCGAGGCTCCGGAAACACTGGTCACGGCTTCAACGGGAGCATTCTGAAACCGGGTAATTAACCGCGAAGCCCGGCTGTAGCTAAAATAATTGACCGCCCAGTTCAGGACCGTGGACGCTTTGTTGCGAAAACCAACCAGCAATAGTAAGTGTACGCCCATCCACAGTAGCCAGGCTATAAACCCTTGTGTGTGCCAGAAGGGTAGCTCAACGACCGCCCGGTTTCGGCCAATGACCGCCATTACCCCTTTATTCACATAGCGAAACGGTTGTAGCGGTTGTTTCTGATGAAGGGAAACTAGGTTCTTAGCCAGCCATTGGCCTTGTTGAATCGATGTGGGTGCCAATCCCGGAAGGCCCTGTGGATAATCAGGAAACACTTGAAGGGCATTGTCGCCAATGGCAAACACATTTTCATAACCCTCCACCTGATTAAACACATTGACAACATATCGACTCCCTTTTCCAACGCTGGCAGGCGACAACCCCGGAATGAGTACACCTTCTACCCCGGCGGTCCAAAATAAGGTCCGGGCGGCATGTGTGTCCCCATTACTAAGCGTAACGACCGCTCCATCGTAGGATTTAACCAGGGCGTTTAGATGAACGGTTATGCCCATCCGGGTCAGAAACTGACGGGCCTTCCAGGAGGAGTCTTCTCCCATACTTTTTAATAAGCGGTCGTTCCCCTCGACCAGGTGAATCTTCATATGCTTCAGGGGCAGTTCGGGGTAGTCTTTGGCCAGTACAACATCGCGCAGTTCGGCAATGGCACCGGCCAGTTCAACACCCGTTGGGCCACCACCTGCAATAACGATGTTTACCTGTTCGAGCTGCTGTTGCTTATCGGATAATTCCAGCGCCCGTTCGCTGTTTTCCAGCAGGCGACTCCGTAAGGCCAGCGCATTTCTTACGGTCTTCATGGGCAGGGCATGGCGTATCAGCTCCTCATTCCGGTAAAAATTGGCCTGTGAACCGCAGGCCAGCACGAGGTAATCGTAATGCAGCGTACCGATTGACGTAGTCAAGGTATTTTGCTGTGGATCAATCTGAAGCACCTCCGCCATTCGAAAATTGAAACGGGGTTGCCCGTTGAAGATTTCACGAACGGGTTCGGCAATGGCGTCCGGTTCAAGCCCGGCCGTTGCCACCTGATACAGAAGCGGTAAAAATGTGTGGTAATTATTCTTGTCGAGCAATACGACCTCAAAAGCTTTACCCGTTAAGGACTTAGCCAGCTGAATACCGCCAAACCCACTGCCAACGATGACAACGCGGGGTAAACTGGAATCGGGAATGTTGACCTCCATCAGTAAATTAGTTTATGAGTAAATTGGTTACCCGCCAGCAATTAAGCCCGATTGTATACCTCAAGTACGGGTTCCCGCAAGGCGCGGCCCGCGCCAAATAGCACGAAGGCGATTGTATCTGCCAGAGTTTGCGGATTGACCCAGGCGGTAAAGTCGGCATCCGGCATCGCCTGACGGTTTGCAACGGTATCAATGACACTGGGCGCAATAACCGTAGAGACAATGTCATGTTCCTTCCCCGAAGCATTTATCAGGGTCGACAATTCGAACAGCAGTGATTTGGATAAGGTATAGGCAACCGCCTGCCGACCGAATTGGGCGTTCAGGGCTTGCCGGGCACCAATGAGTACGAACCGTCCTCCGTTGGATTGGCTACTCATGTGGGCAAAAAGTGGCTGAATTACATGATAAGCTGTCTTGAAATTTACCGTCATCATGCTGTCGAGTAAGGCCCCATCCGTCTCCGTCAGTGAACCACCCGTATAACCTCCTGCCAACAGAATGGCTGCGTCGACAGGGCCATGATTGTGAATAACCCGTTGAATCAACGTCTGAACCTGGACTTCGTCGGACAGGTCTGTTTCGTATGTAAACAGCAGGTCTGAGAAGCCATGAATAAGGGCTTGAGGATTATCGTGGTACTGTCTCGTAGCAATAACGAGATGCCCTTCATTCAGCAGGGTTTGTGTGACGACCCGGCCTAACCCGCCAGAAGCACCGGTTATGAAAATAGTAGCCATGAGTACACAGGTATGTTATGTCAAGAGCTAGTTGAAATCCGTTGAACGTCCAGCTCTGCAGTTTCTCTATCTGCTATTGTGCCAGTTTTCATTTTCGATCAGGGATTTTACAAACAGGCTTTATTCGGCGATTAACGGCTGTTTACAACCAGCGAAAGAGGCTAGTCAACTGCACATACATCCAAATAACTCAGACTTTTAGTAGAATTCTCCATTATTCCCGGGGTTCACCATAGGCCAAAAGGTGAACGTAATCAGGCTTGGTCGACAACAGGCTTCTCACCATCAACTGTTGTCCTAATGGGCTACTTCGAAGATGATTGGTGACCGTAGCAGAGCAATCTGGAGAACTCCAGTAAATCTGGATTTTTCCACAGATTGTCTGTAGGTTTATCAGGCTGGAGCGAACGTTTTGTGAAGAACCAGAGACAGCGGTAAATTAAATTTATCGTAAAAAAAACCCTACTTCCGGCTATACTAATCGGTCAGTAGTTAGTTAGATAACAACCAGCAACTACCCGGCGATTAACGGATTACCTTTACTTATTACCCTGTTACGGGCGCAATTCTTGTAGTGTCGATATAAAGGCAGTCCGAGTTCAACCCTTCCCGGATGTCCACAAACTATGCAACAATACCTCAAGCCTCCTCTTTCCTCCACCTCAACGTGTCAGATACTAATCGTGGAAGATGAATACATCATCGCCAATGACCTGGGGTTGATTTTGCGCGTTGCCGGTTATCCCGTTCTGGGAGTTGCCGATTCTGTGGCCGAAGCCCTGACACTTATCGCCCGTCAAAGGCCCGATATGGTGTTGCTCGATATTTACTTGAAAGGAAAAGAAACGGGAATTGACCTGGCTAAACAGTTGGAGGACAAAGGGATTCCGTTCATCTATATCTCGGCCAATGACAACAAAAGTGTACTGGAGCAGGTCAAGGCGACGCAGCCCAGCGGCTACATTGTGAAGCCGTTTCGGGAAAAAGATATATTGACAACGCTGGAAATCAGCCGGTACCGTCACGCACACAGCGTTGAGATGAGACTACGGGAGGAAAAAGCGCTGCAAATCAGCCTGACCGACGCCTTGTCAGCAATGGAAAGCTGGGAGCAGAAACTACTGAATGCGGCCAGGCTACTGCAACCCTACATACCGTTTGATTTTCTGACGATTCAGTACCAGAAAAAAGGTATTAACCACAGTTATAACTTCTACCAGATCGGGTTTGACGAATACAAAGCCCTCACCCTGAGCGATCTGCAACCAATGACGGGCATTCCTGCGGAACAACTGCTGGCGATGCAAACCGGAATGCGCTTTGGTGAACCTGGCCGCTATAATGAAGAGGCCTTCGACGATTTTTGTCAAACTTATCGCTATGGGCAGGTTCTCGCCAAATCATTTCGGCTCCAGTCAGGGCTGGCTATGCCGCTACGAATGAATAGCAACGATTCGTTTGTGATCCTGTTTCTGAGTCGCAAACCCGATGTGTACCGTTCATCGCACCTTACCCTATTGGAACGGCTAGAACAGCCGATTGTTCTGATGCTTGAACGCGTATTGGCTTTTGAGGAGGTGGCCCGGCTCAGTGAACAGCTCCAGCGCGAAAAAAATTATCTTCAGGAAGAGGTGAAAACAACCGCCAATTTCGAAGAAATCATCGGCCGAAGCCAATCTTTACTGCGGGTATTTGAGCAGGTAAATCAGGTTGCCTATACCGATACAACGGTGTTGATTCTGGGAGAAAGTGGTACCGGCAAAGAGCTGATTGCCAGAGCTATTCACAATCTATCTCCCCGAAGTGGCAAGATCTTGGTCAAAATAAACTGTGCTGCACTGCCCGCTACGCTCATCGAATCGGAGTTGTTCGGCCACGAGAAAGGAGCTTTTACGGGAGCTTTTGAGAAACGGATTGGCAAGTTTGAACTGGCTCAGGAGGGTACCATTTTCCTGGATGAAATTGGGGAGTTGCCACTGGAGTTGCAGGCCAAGCTACTACGGGTGTTACAGGAAAAAGAAATCGAGCGAATCGGTGGCAAAACGCCTATAAAAACCGATGTGCGTATTATTGCCGCTACGAACCGTAGTCTGGAAAAAGAAGTGGCCGAAGGGCGCTTTCGGATGGATCTTTATTTCCGGCTCGCGACCTTCCCCATTATGTTACCGGCCCTGCGCGAACGGGCAGAGGACATTCCGTTACTGGCTAACTTCTTCGCTCAGAAATCAGCCCGAAAAATGGGAAAACAGTTTCGGGGTATTAACCCTTTGGTACTTGACGAACTGGTCAACTACGCCTGGCCGGGTAACATTCGGGAACTGGAAAACGTCATGGAACAGGCGGTAATTCTCAATGATGGGCAAACACCCCTCGAGTTAGGTCGGCCTTTAGTCAGCAATCTGTTTATGGCCAGCAGGCCCACCCTACCCCCGGAGAACGCAACTCGCGACGCTGAACAGTCTACCATTTCCCCGCCAAAAGACCTGAATGACATAAAGCAGATTCAGCTTCAAACCGAACGGGAATATATTCTGGCGGTGCTCAAGCGCACCAATGGCCGCATTCGAGGCAGCAATGGCGCGGCTGAAGTACTCAATCTTAAACCAACAACACTGGAGTACCGAATGGATAAACTGGGTATTCGCAAAACCGTCGCCATTGACCCTAATACCCCTTCGACTGATTCGTACTGATGGAGTTCTAATGAATAGTGTATTGAATTGTTATGGGTTCGTTCACCCTTTATTCACCCCGTCCCCAATAGATCATACCCCTGGCAACATCTACTTTACTGAGCACAGGCTGAGCGTGGCGACTTAGGTGAGACTGGATGAGTGGGGCCAGACGGGACAACGTCATCTTTCCATAAAATCGGTGCCCGTCAACGAACAGCGCTGGCGTGGTCATGACGCCAAGCTGATGCCCATCGCGTCGGTCTGCTTCAATTCGATGATGCAGGTCTTCATCATCCAGATCTGTTAGAAACTGATGATACTGTAAGCCCAGACTAATGGCAAGCATAGAGAGTGTTGTTCGGGTAATGGTTGGCAGTGTAAATAACGCCTGATACATGGGCCAGAATTGCTCTTGCCGACGGGCGGCCTCTGCCGCTAGCGCTGCCATTCGGGATGCATCACTCCGTTCGTTGGGAAAGTGGCGGTAGGTATACCGAACCCGGCCATCGAATGCACTTACTACCGACGAGAGTAAGCTCCGGCTCCGGCGACACTGGCCGCAGGTGAAGTCACCAAACTCGGTTAACTCGATGGTTGGTGCCGGACCACCCATGTCAGCAGGGAAATTGGTTGCTATCGAATTCATAAACCCAAAAAAGAGAAAGTTGGTCAACCAGTGTCGTTGTTACGGAGAAGGCTATGCGTCAGTTGAGCGAAGGGAAGGCTGCGTATGTGGGAAAATAGGTCGTAGACTGAAACCGGTCCAGGTGCGTACTAACCTCCCCCATGTAGTAGTACGCGCTTACGATTTGCCCCCTCTGAATCCGGTAGAAATGAGTAAAGGGTGCGCTATACCAAAGCCCATTCGTTTCGCGCTGAAACTGGTAGGTGCCAATGATAATACCACCAATGGACGAGCCAATGACTTCACTGACAACTTCGTACCAGTCCGGATAGGTGCGGTCAAGCTGGCGCTGGTAGTTTCTGAAAAAATCGCGTCCCAGATGAGTGCCTGAGCAGACATGCCCATCGGCCAGTTTCCAGGTACATTGGGGATGAATAAAGGCAGGATCTTGTGTCAGAATCCAGTCGTTGAGCAAACGAACGTGGAGTTCCTCAATAAGGGTCGTCATAGACGGGCCAACAAGCCAGCGGAAGAAGATAATGAAGCGTTTCATGAAGATTGGATTTGGGCGAATGACAAAACGATTTCTACCCAAAGCAAGTCAACTCCTGTGCCACGAAACAGCTATCGGCTTTTGGGATTAGAAAATGGCCATTATGAAGTCTAAATCGCGACTTTCTCTATAAACGTCTGGCTGACAGACGAACTACAAGGCAGAAAAAACTCCAAAATAATGGATACATCCACCCTATAACTCCAATTTTCTAGAGTTTGCCGTTTCTGGAGTACGGCTCACCAGGGCCGTTTGACCTGAATGAAGGCAACCAAAACCGGAGCCATTTTTGTAAGGAGGACATTGAGCGTTTAGTGACGTCGGCGGTCCAGGGCAACCGCTGGCATTCCGAACGTATTGTAGCTTACTAAATCATGACAGCGTCAGTATACTTTTTCCCGTTTGTTCAGGCACGAATAAAGCCGATTGGCTCGGGACGATCAATCCAGTTCATCCGGTCATCAATCCTCCGTTGGTCTTGCCCGTTTATATGGGTAAACGTTTGCCTTCTTTTTAGTTTATTAACGAGCCATCTGTCCGCTCAGGGACAAAATATTAACCGGCAGATGGCGAACCAGCTGCTGGCTCAACTGCCCAAAAGCCAGGCCGATACCGGCCGGGTACGAATCCTGTTCGAGCTGGGCAAGTATCAGCTGTTTAAACCGGGCAATGTTCCCGCAGATCTGGAAAGAAGCCTGTCCTATTTGAACCAGGCGAAACATTTGAGCGATTCGTTGCACCTGCTGACATGGCAGCACGAAATTGATGCTGTACGAGTGGCGAACTACCTGGAGGGGGCCAACAGCAAGGCCGCCTATGCGCTGTTTGATCAGTTAATCGCCGACTGCCGACGAACGGGCGACCGGGCCTCCGAAGCCAACGCCCGCTTTCGTCTGGGCTTTTGCATTTCCTTTACCACCAAGAAGTACCCTGAGATCTTCGACAATTACAACCAGGCCATCGCCATCTACCGGTCGCTTCACAACCAGAAACAGGAGTTACTGATCCTGCACGAAATTGCGGGGCTTCATACGAGTCTCGGGCAGTTGGATTTGGCCCAGAAGGAGTTCCTGACGATCCTGAAACGCTACAAAGCTATTGGCTATCCGAAACTTCACTATACCTACAACTGGCTGTCGACCATTAGCCGATTGAAAGGGGATTTTAACAAAAGCCTTTTTTATTCCCTGCAATGCATCGAAAGCATGAACCGGACGGGCGATACGGTATCGGCAGCCAGTTTTTACGGCAATCTGGCTCAAATGTATTTTGAGTTGGGCAGGTACCGGCAGAGCAACGATTGGTACCGAAAAACGCTGGCCAAATGGCGTCAGGAAGGGTTGCCCAATTACGGGATGTATAGTGCGGCTAACATCATTGTCCGGGATTTAATTGAACAGCATAAACCACAGGAAGCGCTTAAACTGATCAACGATCTGGTCACTCAGATTCCAACGATAAATTTCATACAGAAGGGGTCGGTAGCGCAAAGTTTCGCATACAGTTATGATGCGCTGAAGAATGATAAACTAGCCGAAAAATACTACCTGGAAGCCATGCGGTGGTACATAGAGGCCAACCACGATTTCGAAATGTCGCGCAAGGCCCAGTTGGAAGTTGGTCGATTTTATGTGGAACGCAATCAGTTCAAAAAGGGCAATTTTTATGTG contains:
- a CDS encoding nuclear transport factor 2-like protein translates to MKRFIIFFRWLVGPSMTTLIEELHVRLLNDWILTQDPAFIHPQCTWKLADGHVCSGTHLGRDFFRNYQRQLDRTYPDWYEVVSEVIGSSIGGIIIGTYQFQRETNGLWYSAPFTHFYRIQRGQIVSAYYYMGEVSTHLDRFQSTTYFPTYAAFPSLN
- a CDS encoding HupE/UreJ family protein, translated to MTKLSRISSRRSGWLLIFTLLGLLVGLPKQASAHPMPNSVVLLNVHANRIDAELQIPLVELQSAWGHAVNDSSAGLVARLGPQLRAYLKTHIRPQSPDGRFWNVTVGELTVHESQNPINGVYRELTAQVQMLPPADEDARTFTFHYDVVLHQVMTHKILVSVRQDWERGQLAETEPVQVGEISLDIVNNRILPLSVNLTSGHAGPGSYWTGFTAMIKLGMQHIAEGTDHLLFLLVLLLPATLLVAGQRWGRFGGIQYSLKRLLAIITAFTAGHSITLLAGSLGWVRLPSQPVEMLIAVSILVSAVHAVRPIFPGREAWIAAGFGLIHGLAFSSTLANLQLDAGPMALSILGFNVGIELMQLFIIVLTIPWLMLLSRTQVYSVFRLTAAFLAAVAASAWVIERITGQPNRLTQGIEFVSPYAPYGLGVLAVMALLFTWRLTRASQLPVH
- a CDS encoding DUF3500 domain-containing protein, translating into MKRKNWTSFLLILLGFSALFGSCTSTDVDATSTTGSTTGSTGTTSNSSSSITTTLSATATTTTCGSTGVAQIVCLAEAFKATLSSTQVSTVQLTYSKANAQKWSNLPAGMSSRVGINLGALSDTQLLAFRNLMVAVLALNGMNEGYDEMLGNLVADDYLNSIGGGSTYGAGNYYLSFLGTPSTSSLWAILFTGHHYTQPITFNAGAVTGVTPAFRGTEPQAAVTAGSRTYQAFEQERVAFAALLTGLSTTEQSTAKLSGSYNDLVLGPGQDGKFPATKSGLQVGTLSSDKQALVLAAIRLYVNDLDASTSAAVLTKYTSELANTYVAYSGTTAMASQGDYVRIDGPSVWIEFSYQGGVIIKNTPHSHSVWRDHTADYGGN
- a CDS encoding NAD(P)/FAD-dependent oxidoreductase, which translates into the protein MEVNIPDSSLPRVVIVGSGFGGIQLAKSLTGKAFEVVLLDKNNYHTFLPLLYQVATAGLEPDAIAEPVREIFNGQPRFNFRMAEVLQIDPQQNTLTTSIGTLHYDYLVLACGSQANFYRNEELIRHALPMKTVRNALALRSRLLENSERALELSDKQQQLEQVNIVIAGGGPTGVELAGAIAELRDVVLAKDYPELPLKHMKIHLVEGNDRLLKSMGEDSSWKARQFLTRMGITVHLNALVKSYDGAVVTLSNGDTHAARTLFWTAGVEGVLIPGLSPASVGKGSRYVVNVFNQVEGYENVFAIGDNALQVFPDYPQGLPGLAPTSIQQGQWLAKNLVSLHQKQPLQPFRYVNKGVMAVIGRNRAVVELPFWHTQGFIAWLLWMGVHLLLLVGFRNKASTVLNWAVNYFSYSRASRLITRFQNAPVEAVTSVSGASVPL
- a CDS encoding SDR family NAD(P)-dependent oxidoreductase yields the protein MATIFITGASGGLGRVVTQTLLNEGHLVIATRQYHDNPQALIHGFSDLLFTYETDLSDEVQVQTLIQRVIHNHGPVDAAILLAGGYTGGSLTETDGALLDSMMTVNFKTAYHVIQPLFAHMSSQSNGGRFVLIGARQALNAQFGRQAVAYTLSKSLLFELSTLINASGKEHDIVSTVIAPSVIDTVANRQAMPDADFTAWVNPQTLADTIAFVLFGAGRALREPVLEVYNRA
- a CDS encoding sigma 54-interacting transcriptional regulator; its protein translation is MQQYLKPPLSSTSTCQILIVEDEYIIANDLGLILRVAGYPVLGVADSVAEALTLIARQRPDMVLLDIYLKGKETGIDLAKQLEDKGIPFIYISANDNKSVLEQVKATQPSGYIVKPFREKDILTTLEISRYRHAHSVEMRLREEKALQISLTDALSAMESWEQKLLNAARLLQPYIPFDFLTIQYQKKGINHSYNFYQIGFDEYKALTLSDLQPMTGIPAEQLLAMQTGMRFGEPGRYNEEAFDDFCQTYRYGQVLAKSFRLQSGLAMPLRMNSNDSFVILFLSRKPDVYRSSHLTLLERLEQPIVLMLERVLAFEEVARLSEQLQREKNYLQEEVKTTANFEEIIGRSQSLLRVFEQVNQVAYTDTTVLILGESGTGKELIARAIHNLSPRSGKILVKINCAALPATLIESELFGHEKGAFTGAFEKRIGKFELAQEGTIFLDEIGELPLELQAKLLRVLQEKEIERIGGKTPIKTDVRIIAATNRSLEKEVAEGRFRMDLYFRLATFPIMLPALRERAEDIPLLANFFAQKSARKMGKQFRGINPLVLDELVNYAWPGNIRELENVMEQAVILNDGQTPLELGRPLVSNLFMASRPTLPPENATRDAEQSTISPPKDLNDIKQIQLQTEREYILAVLKRTNGRIRGSNGAAEVLNLKPTTLEYRMDKLGIRKTVAIDPNTPSTDSY
- a CDS encoding LytR/AlgR family response regulator transcription factor translates to MKAIALDDEHPALDVIEAFCSRIDSIDLVKTFTRTGEARLYLETNPVDLIFLDINMPKESGLDFFKSITQQTLVIFTTAYSEYALESYDVEAVDYLLKPYTFDRFTKATQRAQTRWRALQQNQGIDSQGTEQVHLFFRADYGLVKVTVADIVFIEGLDNYLKIHLEEGHPLVLRLTMKALLEKLPVAKFIRVHRSFIVAINKIQSIRGRIILIGEEEVPIGSSYENAFFSLFMK
- a CDS encoding DsbA family protein, whose protein sequence is MNSIATNFPADMGGPAPTIELTEFGDFTCGQCRRSRSLLSSVVSAFDGRVRYTYRHFPNERSDASRMAALAAEAARRQEQFWPMYQALFTLPTITRTTLSMLAISLGLQYHQFLTDLDDEDLHHRIEADRRDGHQLGVMTTPALFVDGHRFYGKMTLSRLAPLIQSHLSRHAQPVLSKVDVARGMIYWGRGE